In one Corynebacterium bovis DSM 20582 = CIP 54.80 genomic region, the following are encoded:
- a CDS encoding alpha/beta hydrolase family protein gives MSPRVRSVNVMVPSHNGSTMTGTLDTPEGEPEAYALFAHCFTCNRFAPAASRISKRLASHGIATLRFDFPGLGQSEGRFEDTTFSSNTLDLLSAYHFLAQNFRPPQLLVGHSLGGAAALRAGSQMKGVRAVATVGAPFDPAHAILHFAEHIPEIDANGAVTLTLAGREIVISKAFLEDLAETDPTTYLHQLRAPLLIMHSPLDQTVGIDNAQKIFMAARYPKSLVSLTKADHLMTRPGSAQAAADMIYTWASQFTGPETGR, from the coding sequence ATGTCCCCCCGCGTCCGGTCCGTCAACGTCATGGTGCCGAGCCACAACGGCTCCACCATGACCGGAACCCTCGACACGCCGGAAGGCGAGCCCGAGGCGTACGCCCTGTTCGCCCACTGCTTCACGTGCAACCGGTTCGCCCCCGCCGCGTCCCGGATCTCGAAGCGGCTCGCCTCCCACGGCATCGCGACGCTGCGGTTCGACTTCCCCGGTCTCGGCCAGTCCGAGGGACGGTTCGAGGACACCACGTTCTCCTCCAACACGCTCGACCTCCTCAGCGCCTACCACTTCCTCGCCCAGAACTTCCGCCCGCCGCAGCTGCTCGTCGGGCACTCCCTCGGCGGGGCGGCGGCGCTGCGGGCCGGCTCCCAGATGAAGGGCGTGCGCGCGGTGGCGACCGTCGGGGCCCCGTTCGACCCCGCCCACGCGATCCTCCACTTCGCCGAGCACATCCCCGAGATCGACGCGAACGGGGCGGTGACCCTCACCCTCGCGGGGCGGGAGATCGTCATCTCGAAGGCGTTCCTCGAGGACCTCGCCGAGACCGACCCCACGACGTACCTCCACCAGCTCCGGGCGCCGCTGCTCATCATGCACTCCCCGCTCGACCAGACGGTGGGCATCGACAACGCCCAGAAGATCTTCATGGCCGCGCGCTACCCGAAGTCGCTCGTCTCCCTCACCAAGGCCGACCACCTCATGACCCGGCCCGGGTCCGCCCAGGCCGCCGCGGACATGATCTACACGTGGGCGTCGCAGTTCACCGGTCCCGAAACCGGCCGCTGA
- the rraA gene encoding ribonuclease E activity regulator RraA encodes MTDSTSGSAQPDQRNDLPTFIPTADLVDIIGEDVRSCDTQFGDFGGVTDFCGPVTTVRCHQDNGLVKAILREPNPGGVLVVDGGASVHTALMGDMIAESGVANGWAGVIINGAIRDSAAVAGMAFGCKALGTNPRKSSKAGEGERDVTVTIGGVEFVPGHVAYADADGIVVTESPVTPPEA; translated from the coding sequence ATGACTGACTCGACTTCAGGGTCCGCGCAGCCGGACCAGCGCAACGACCTGCCCACCTTCATCCCGACCGCCGACCTCGTCGACATCATCGGCGAGGACGTCCGCAGCTGCGACACGCAGTTCGGTGACTTCGGCGGGGTCACCGACTTCTGCGGCCCGGTCACGACGGTGCGCTGCCACCAGGACAACGGCCTCGTCAAGGCGATCCTGCGGGAGCCCAACCCGGGCGGCGTCCTCGTCGTCGACGGCGGCGCCTCCGTGCACACGGCGCTCATGGGCGACATGATCGCCGAGTCGGGGGTGGCGAACGGGTGGGCCGGCGTCATCATCAACGGTGCGATCCGCGACTCCGCGGCGGTGGCGGGCATGGCCTTCGGGTGCAAGGCGCTCGGCACCAACCCGCGGAAGTCCTCCAAGGCGGGCGAGGGCGAGCGCGACGTGACGGTGACCATCGGCGGCGTCGAGTTCGTGCCCGGACACGTCGCCTACGCCGACGCCGACGGGATCGTCGTCACCGAGTCGCCGGTCACACCGCCGGAGGCGTGA
- the trhA gene encoding PAQR family membrane homeostasis protein TrhA, whose product MDEHASPTHATRTDTPSLLRRGVDRGPRPILRGRLHENAAWYFAGTGTALLVTAAVLHGMSLLTGVTVLYVLCLIGMLTVSALYHRAPWPTAGAVAAWRRADHSMIAVFIAGTYGPIAVNAFDSVRDGLWILPVCWMAAAVAVGVNIAWIGHPRWLDVVIYLIIGWLAVLKIGDFATGTPLTAGILIVVGGLIYTAGAVVYGLKRPTFSERWFGFHELFHAATIVAAALHHVAIWLIILD is encoded by the coding sequence ATGGACGAGCACGCCTCACCGACGCACGCCACCCGGACCGACACCCCATCCCTCCTCCGCCGTGGCGTCGACCGCGGCCCCCGCCCGATCCTCCGCGGCCGGCTCCACGAGAACGCCGCGTGGTACTTCGCGGGAACGGGCACGGCCCTCCTCGTGACGGCGGCCGTCCTCCACGGGATGTCCCTGCTCACCGGCGTCACCGTCCTCTACGTGCTGTGTCTCATCGGCATGCTCACCGTCTCCGCCCTCTACCACCGCGCCCCCTGGCCCACCGCCGGGGCCGTCGCCGCGTGGCGCCGCGCCGACCACTCGATGATCGCCGTGTTCATCGCCGGGACGTACGGGCCGATCGCCGTCAACGCCTTCGACTCCGTCCGGGACGGACTGTGGATCCTCCCGGTGTGCTGGATGGCCGCCGCCGTCGCCGTCGGCGTCAACATCGCCTGGATCGGCCACCCGCGGTGGCTCGACGTCGTGATCTACCTCATCATCGGCTGGCTCGCCGTGCTGAAGATCGGGGACTTCGCCACCGGCACCCCGCTCACCGCCGGCATCCTCATCGTCGTCGGCGGGCTCATCTACACCGCCGGGGCGGTGGTCTACGGGCTCAAGCGGCCGACGTTCTCCGAACGCTGGTTCGGCTTCCACGAGTTGTTCCACGCCGCGACAATCGTCGCGGCGGCCCTGCACCACGTGGCGATCTGGCTCATCATCCTCGACTGA
- a CDS encoding AMP-binding protein, which translates to MDFSHAPRPVAAALAVAREKTVGLVQCLRHGVVGVTEGVAPWRDVVPQLIRYGFSTARQLEYAADCCPDQDAFRDDDGSRTFLEARDDVRALARSLVSRGHGPGSRIAVMARNGRGILYPLAAKGHVGYRLYLFNVGSSGRQLAASLIEHDIDALFIDAEFADRVPDSPPCDVYLGWTPDGGPLEDRDWPVMSAMIASAPQATSLPFRPPAQPLVLMSSGTTGTPKGVVMHEPFAPFGLIGSILSAGPWRSHMLIQQTASMFHIWGWALVNLSWATRSTIVTQRIFDPRVVMETIERERITAVMSSAVFLKGMVDLPDADDFDVSSVEFVSNAGNAMSEDLVRRLQRMFGPVLSSFYGSTEVTAVAVASREDLLEAPTAAGYPPLGTTTKVLDENGVEVPQGTVGLIHARNAQTLSGYANPRDADQLVERQGLVDLGDRGYIDENGRLHVLGRSNDMIIVGGENIYPASVIECLSGMPGVHDVYCKGVADDAAFQRIAAWVVREDSAAGRELTAEAVRDWVTAGLQEAAAPRDVHWVDELPRNATGKVIARELPGATTA; encoded by the coding sequence ATGGACTTTTCCCACGCTCCGCGCCCCGTCGCGGCCGCCCTCGCCGTCGCCCGTGAGAAGACCGTCGGCCTCGTGCAGTGCCTCCGTCACGGCGTCGTCGGCGTCACCGAGGGAGTCGCCCCGTGGAGGGACGTCGTCCCCCAGCTCATCCGGTACGGGTTCAGCACCGCCCGGCAGCTCGAGTACGCGGCGGACTGCTGCCCGGACCAGGACGCCTTCCGGGACGACGACGGCTCCCGGACGTTCCTCGAGGCCCGCGACGACGTGCGGGCCCTCGCCCGGTCCCTCGTCTCCCGCGGCCACGGCCCCGGGTCCCGGATCGCGGTCATGGCCCGCAACGGCCGTGGCATCCTCTACCCGCTCGCCGCGAAGGGCCACGTCGGCTACCGCCTGTACCTGTTCAACGTCGGGTCCTCGGGGCGGCAGCTGGCCGCGAGCCTCATCGAGCACGACATCGACGCGCTGTTCATCGACGCGGAGTTCGCCGACCGCGTGCCGGACTCGCCGCCCTGCGACGTCTACCTCGGGTGGACCCCGGACGGCGGCCCGCTGGAGGACCGGGACTGGCCGGTCATGTCCGCCATGATCGCCTCGGCGCCGCAGGCGACGTCGCTGCCGTTCCGGCCGCCGGCACAGCCGCTCGTGCTCATGTCCTCCGGCACGACCGGGACGCCGAAGGGCGTCGTCATGCACGAGCCGTTCGCCCCGTTCGGTCTCATCGGCTCGATCCTCTCCGCCGGGCCGTGGCGCTCCCACATGCTCATCCAGCAGACGGCCTCGATGTTCCACATCTGGGGCTGGGCGCTGGTCAACCTGTCGTGGGCGACGCGCAGCACGATCGTCACCCAGCGGATCTTCGACCCGCGGGTCGTCATGGAGACGATCGAGCGCGAACGGATCACGGCGGTGATGTCGTCGGCCGTGTTCCTCAAGGGCATGGTCGACCTCCCGGACGCCGACGACTTCGACGTCTCGTCGGTCGAGTTCGTCTCGAACGCGGGCAACGCGATGAGCGAGGACCTCGTCCGGCGGCTCCAGCGGATGTTCGGCCCGGTGCTGTCGAGCTTCTACGGGTCCACCGAGGTGACGGCCGTCGCGGTCGCCAGCCGTGAGGACCTGCTGGAGGCCCCGACCGCGGCCGGGTACCCGCCGCTGGGGACGACGACGAAGGTTCTCGACGAGAACGGTGTGGAGGTCCCGCAGGGGACCGTCGGGCTCATCCACGCGCGGAACGCGCAGACCCTCAGCGGCTACGCGAACCCGCGCGACGCCGACCAGCTCGTCGAACGGCAGGGGCTCGTCGACCTCGGCGACCGCGGGTACATCGACGAGAACGGCCGGCTGCACGTCCTCGGACGGTCGAACGACATGATCATCGTCGGCGGCGAGAACATCTACCCCGCGTCCGTCATCGAGTGCCTGTCCGGGATGCCCGGGGTCCACGACGTCTACTGCAAGGGGGTCGCGGACGACGCCGCCTTCCAGCGGATCGCCGCGTGGGTGGTGCGGGAGGACAGTGCCGCGGGGCGCGAGCTCACCGCGGAGGCCGTGCGGGACTGGGTCACGGCCGGCCTGCAGGAGGCCGCGGCGCCGCGGGACGTCCACTGGGTCGACGAGCTGCCGCGCAACGCGACCGGCAAGGTCATCGCCCGGGAGCTCCCCGGGGCGACGACGGCCTGA
- the der gene encoding ribosome biogenesis GTPase Der: protein MSRTNGRHGDGRGRNDGMPEGMEDVTSPEQLLFRALDGEVLDESDFGAADYGDAEDGADGDPDGGPRVDTPGDRHADGAGDGRGGRGVAPHGDPAGDRAGDTDGDADGDPDLLDELSWDEVDEAFAVLGDETAEREALCTLAVVGRPNVGKSTLVNRFLGRREAVVEDFPGVTRDRISYLGEWSGRRFWVQDTGGWDPDARGIHGAIARQAETAMATADAIVFVVDTKVGITTTDELIARRLQRSEVPVILVANKFDSDSQYGDVAEFWGLGLGDPYPVSAQHGRGAADVLDQVLRSFPDEPRQTSVVTGPRRVALVGRPNVGKSSLLNKIAGEERSVVDNVAGTTVDPVDSIVELDEQTWRFVDTAGIRKKTKTARGHEFYASLRTRAAIDAAEVVIFLVDASEPIAEQDQRVLRMILDSGRALVVAFNKWDLVDEDRRDILEREIDLQLAHVPWARRVNISARTGRALNRLEPAMLEALESWDQRISTGQLNNWLRAVIAETPPPMRGGRLPRVLFATQASTKPPVIVLFTTGFLEHGYRRFLERRLRESFGFAGSPVRVAVRVREKRKRR from the coding sequence ATGAGCCGCACCAACGGACGGCACGGCGACGGACGGGGCCGCAACGACGGCATGCCCGAGGGGATGGAGGACGTCACGAGCCCGGAGCAGCTCCTCTTCCGGGCGCTCGACGGCGAGGTTCTCGACGAGAGCGACTTCGGCGCCGCCGACTACGGCGACGCGGAGGACGGTGCGGACGGTGACCCCGACGGCGGCCCCCGCGTCGACACCCCCGGCGACCGCCACGCCGACGGTGCCGGTGACGGCCGCGGCGGTCGCGGCGTCGCCCCCCACGGTGACCCCGCCGGTGACCGTGCCGGCGACACCGACGGGGATGCGGACGGGGACCCCGACCTGCTCGACGAGCTGTCGTGGGACGAGGTCGACGAGGCGTTCGCGGTGCTCGGCGACGAGACCGCCGAGCGGGAGGCCCTGTGCACCCTCGCGGTCGTGGGCCGGCCGAACGTCGGCAAGTCCACCCTCGTCAACCGTTTCCTCGGCCGGCGCGAGGCCGTCGTCGAGGACTTCCCCGGCGTGACCCGCGACCGGATCTCCTACCTCGGCGAGTGGTCGGGGCGGAGGTTCTGGGTCCAGGACACCGGCGGGTGGGACCCCGACGCCCGGGGCATCCACGGCGCGATCGCCCGGCAGGCGGAGACCGCCATGGCGACCGCGGACGCGATCGTGTTCGTCGTGGACACCAAGGTCGGCATCACGACGACCGACGAGCTCATCGCCCGGCGCCTCCAGCGCTCTGAGGTCCCCGTCATCCTCGTGGCGAACAAGTTCGACTCGGACTCGCAGTACGGCGACGTCGCGGAGTTCTGGGGTCTCGGCCTCGGCGACCCCTACCCGGTGTCGGCGCAGCACGGACGCGGGGCGGCGGACGTCCTCGACCAGGTCCTCCGGTCCTTCCCCGACGAGCCGCGCCAGACGTCCGTCGTGACCGGGCCGCGGCGCGTGGCCCTCGTCGGCCGCCCGAACGTCGGCAAGTCCTCGCTGCTCAACAAGATCGCCGGTGAGGAGCGGTCGGTCGTCGACAACGTCGCCGGGACGACCGTCGACCCGGTGGACTCCATCGTCGAGCTCGACGAGCAGACGTGGCGCTTCGTCGACACCGCCGGCATCCGGAAGAAGACGAAGACCGCCCGCGGGCACGAGTTCTACGCCTCGCTGCGGACCCGCGCGGCCATCGACGCCGCCGAGGTCGTCATCTTCCTCGTCGACGCCTCGGAACCGATCGCCGAGCAGGACCAGCGGGTCCTCCGGATGATCCTCGACTCCGGGCGGGCGCTCGTCGTCGCCTTCAACAAGTGGGACCTCGTCGACGAGGACCGCCGGGACATCCTCGAGCGGGAGATCGACCTCCAGCTCGCCCACGTCCCGTGGGCCCGGCGGGTGAACATCTCCGCCCGCACGGGCCGGGCGCTCAACCGCCTGGAACCGGCGATGCTGGAGGCCCTGGAGAGCTGGGACCAGCGGATCTCGACCGGCCAGCTCAACAACTGGCTGCGCGCGGTCATCGCGGAGACCCCGCCGCCCATGCGCGGCGGCCGGCTGCCGCGGGTGCTCTTCGCCACGCAGGCGTCGACGAAGCCCCCGGTGATCGTCCTGTTCACCACGGGCTTCCTCGAGCACGGCTACCGGCGGTTCCTCGAGCGCCGGCTGCGCGAGTCCTTCGGGTTCGCCGGGTCGCCGGTGCGGGTCGCGGTGCGCGTGCGGGAGAAGCGCAAGCGCCGCTGA
- the cmk gene encoding (d)CMP kinase, producing the protein MTATAQPGDQGSGDQRTGDGAVAALATLDNVAGGGLVIAVDGPSGTGKSTVCRRVAEAAGARYLDTGAMYRVATLHVLRQGIDPADGDAVARATADLPLVVNEDPRSTAVLLDGEDISGEIRGPGVTAHVSAVAAHPAVRANLVALQRSLALSAGRCVVEGRDIGTAVLPEATCKVFMTASAEIRARRRYDQDRQAGREVDYAAVLADVERRDAADSSRAVSPLRPAADAVVLDTGDLTVDQVVARIAGLAADSASTPARFTSGDVTAQQERGSR; encoded by the coding sequence ATGACGGCAACGGCACAGCCCGGCGACCAGGGAAGCGGCGACCAGCGCACCGGCGACGGGGCGGTGGCCGCCCTCGCGACGCTCGACAACGTCGCCGGCGGGGGCCTCGTCATCGCCGTCGACGGCCCGTCCGGCACCGGGAAGTCCACGGTGTGCCGCCGGGTCGCGGAGGCCGCCGGCGCCCGGTACCTCGACACTGGTGCGATGTACCGGGTGGCGACGCTCCACGTGCTGCGGCAGGGGATCGACCCCGCCGACGGTGACGCGGTGGCCCGGGCGACCGCCGACCTGCCGCTCGTCGTCAACGAGGACCCCCGGTCGACGGCGGTGCTCCTCGACGGGGAGGACATCTCCGGTGAGATCCGGGGCCCCGGGGTCACGGCGCACGTCTCGGCCGTCGCCGCCCACCCGGCGGTGCGGGCGAACCTCGTGGCGCTGCAGCGCTCGCTGGCGTTGTCCGCCGGCCGGTGCGTCGTCGAGGGGCGGGACATCGGCACGGCAGTCCTCCCGGAGGCGACGTGCAAGGTGTTCATGACCGCCAGCGCGGAGATCCGCGCGCGGCGGCGGTACGACCAGGACCGGCAGGCGGGGCGTGAGGTCGACTACGCGGCCGTGCTGGCGGACGTGGAACGCCGCGACGCGGCGGACTCGTCACGGGCGGTCTCGCCCCTGCGTCCCGCCGCGGACGCCGTCGTCCTCGACACCGGCGACCTGACCGTCGACCAGGTGGTGGCCCGGATCGCCGGGCTCGCCGCCGACTCCGCGTCCACACCGGCGCGGTTCACCAGCGGTGACGTCACCGCACAGCAGGAGAGGGGTTCGCGATGA
- a CDS encoding pseudouridine synthase has product MNDPARRDGTPDTQRTHGPGRTTRPPHRSGHGHGTQQPRQGRPDREPGPEVQQADPAQSRTPSQVYISKAKPAKKQHVSGAGRGSTPGDGVRLQKVLAAAGVGSRRMCERLIDAGRVEVNGSVVDQQGLRIDPERDIVRVDGTRVQVNEDMVYFVLNKPRGVHSTMHDDMGRPCLGDLIGERVDAGQRLFHVGRLDAATEGLLLLTNDGELANRLMHPSYEISKTYLATVLGEVDRDFITHLKKGVQLEDGVAKADYVQIVDVWQGKSLVKVELHEGRKHIVRRMLKEAGFPVQALVRTKIHTVQLGEQKPGTVRALNRSELESLHKAVGL; this is encoded by the coding sequence GTGAACGATCCCGCTCGCCGCGACGGCACACCGGACACCCAGAGGACACACGGCCCCGGCCGGACCACCCGCCCGCCCCACCGGTCCGGTCACGGGCACGGCACGCAGCAGCCCCGCCAGGGCCGCCCCGACCGGGAGCCGGGGCCGGAGGTCCAGCAGGCGGACCCCGCGCAGTCCCGGACCCCGTCACAGGTCTACATCTCGAAGGCGAAACCCGCGAAGAAGCAGCACGTCTCCGGGGCCGGCCGGGGGTCGACCCCCGGCGACGGGGTGCGGCTCCAGAAGGTCCTCGCCGCCGCCGGGGTCGGGTCGCGCCGCATGTGCGAACGGCTCATCGACGCCGGCCGCGTCGAGGTCAACGGGTCGGTCGTGGACCAGCAGGGGCTGCGCATCGACCCCGAGCGGGACATCGTCCGGGTGGACGGCACCCGCGTCCAGGTCAACGAGGACATGGTCTACTTCGTCCTCAACAAGCCCCGTGGGGTGCACTCCACGATGCACGACGACATGGGCCGGCCGTGCCTCGGTGACCTCATCGGGGAGCGGGTCGACGCCGGCCAGCGGCTCTTCCACGTCGGTCGCCTCGACGCCGCGACGGAGGGGCTGCTCCTGCTGACGAACGACGGTGAGCTCGCCAACCGGCTCATGCACCCGAGCTACGAGATCTCGAAGACCTACCTCGCGACGGTGCTCGGGGAGGTCGACCGGGACTTCATCACCCACCTCAAGAAGGGCGTCCAGCTCGAGGACGGGGTCGCCAAGGCGGACTACGTGCAGATCGTCGACGTCTGGCAGGGCAAGTCCCTCGTCAAGGTCGAGCTCCACGAGGGGCGGAAGCACATCGTCCGCCGGATGCTCAAGGAGGCCGGGTTCCCGGTCCAGGCCCTCGTGCGGACGAAGATCCACACCGTGCAGCTGGGCGAGCAGAAGCCCGGGACCGTGCGGGCCCTCAACCGCTCCGAGCTGGAGAGCCTCCACAAGGCGGTGGGCCTGTGA
- the scpB gene encoding SMC-Scp complex subunit ScpB yields the protein MEPVSVLRSRVESLLLVSDEPVAPGDLARVLDADAGEVEAVLREIAREFSDRGMGFELRERDGLWRLHTRRDNSPVVEAKVLDGTQQRLSRAALETLAVVAYKQPVTRSQVAAVRGVNCDGVMRTLTLRGLIAEVGVTGETGGAHLYATTDLFLEQLGIESLEALPNLAPLLPGMDAIDALDGEMEG from the coding sequence GTGGAACCGGTGAGCGTGCTGCGGAGCAGGGTGGAGTCACTGCTGCTCGTCTCGGATGAACCGGTCGCACCGGGGGATCTCGCCCGGGTTCTCGACGCCGACGCCGGCGAGGTCGAGGCCGTCCTGCGGGAGATCGCCCGGGAGTTCTCGGACCGGGGGATGGGCTTCGAGCTGCGTGAACGCGACGGGCTGTGGAGGTTGCACACCCGCCGGGACAACTCCCCGGTCGTCGAGGCGAAGGTCCTCGACGGCACCCAGCAGCGGTTGTCCCGCGCGGCCCTGGAGACGCTGGCCGTCGTCGCCTACAAGCAGCCGGTGACCCGCTCCCAGGTCGCCGCCGTGCGGGGCGTGAACTGCGACGGCGTCATGCGGACGCTCACCCTCCGCGGGCTCATCGCCGAGGTCGGGGTGACCGGGGAGACGGGCGGTGCCCACCTGTACGCGACGACCGACCTGTTCCTCGAGCAGCTGGGCATCGAGTCGCTGGAGGCGCTGCCGAACCTCGCGCCGCTGCTGCCCGGGATGGACGCCATCGACGCCCTCGACGGGGAGATGGAGGGGTGA
- a CDS encoding segregation and condensation protein A produces the protein MTDGAGPGPVEAPGEVVQPEITGFRVALANFDGPFDLLLQLINSRKMDVTEVALATVTDEFIAYTRSLTGSVDDLDEVTEFLVVASTLLDLKAARLVPRGEVESEEDLALLESRDLLFARLLQYRAYKSVADLFAEWQKGADRSYPVSLSMDPEFADLLPPVRLGHTPESFAELAAAVFRPRPTEVETGHVHTPAVSVPEQAGHILATLRVAGANQWVSFANLIADCELSMTVVGRFLALLELYKARAIGIDQPVPLGEMAVAWTGLEVDPAVVAASNWE, from the coding sequence ATGACCGACGGGGCAGGTCCCGGGCCCGTCGAGGCCCCCGGGGAGGTGGTGCAGCCGGAGATCACCGGGTTCCGGGTGGCGCTCGCGAACTTCGACGGCCCTTTCGACCTGCTCCTCCAGCTCATCAACTCCCGGAAGATGGACGTCACCGAGGTCGCCCTCGCGACGGTGACCGACGAGTTCATCGCCTACACCCGCAGCCTCACCGGCAGCGTCGACGACCTCGACGAGGTCACGGAGTTCCTCGTCGTGGCGTCGACCCTCCTCGACCTCAAGGCCGCGCGCCTCGTCCCCCGGGGCGAGGTCGAGAGCGAGGAGGACCTCGCGTTGCTCGAGTCGCGGGACCTGCTCTTCGCCCGGCTGCTCCAGTACCGGGCGTACAAGTCCGTCGCGGACCTCTTCGCCGAGTGGCAGAAGGGTGCGGACCGCAGCTACCCGGTGTCGCTGTCGATGGACCCGGAGTTCGCGGACCTCCTGCCGCCGGTCCGGCTCGGGCACACGCCCGAGAGTTTCGCGGAACTCGCGGCGGCGGTGTTCCGGCCGCGGCCGACGGAGGTGGAGACCGGGCACGTGCACACCCCGGCGGTCTCCGTCCCCGAGCAGGCCGGCCACATCCTCGCCACGCTGCGGGTCGCCGGGGCGAACCAGTGGGTGAGCTTCGCCAACCTCATCGCGGACTGCGAGCTGTCCATGACGGTCGTCGGCCGGTTCCTCGCGCTGCTGGAGCTGTACAAGGCCCGGGCGATCGGCATCGACCAGCCGGTGCCGCTCGGGGAGATGGCCGTCGCCTGGACCGGGCTGGAGGTCGACCCCGCCGTGGTCGCCGCCAGCAACTGGGAGTGA
- a CDS encoding ParA family protein, whose protein sequence is MPSEAGSSDRGAGGDGARSTSRDGLFDRPAVGLTGRPVRDIPVPEPLDQHGPATIIAMCNQKGGVGKTTSTINMGAALAQYGRRVLLVDLDPQGALSAGLGIPHEELDVTVYNLLIDPSTSVLDAIHGTVVEGLDVVPANIDLSAAEIQLVNEVGREQTLARALRPVMKDYDYIIVDCQPSLGLLTVNALSCADGVIIPMECEYFSLRGLALLTDTVEKVRDRLNFRLEVMGILVTMFDRRTTHAREVMDRVVEVFGDKVFDSVITRTVRFPETSVAGEPITTWAPSSQGADQYRALAAEVVERS, encoded by the coding sequence ATGCCGTCGGAAGCCGGATCCTCTGACCGCGGCGCGGGCGGGGACGGTGCCCGGTCCACGTCCCGGGACGGCCTGTTCGACCGTCCGGCCGTCGGGCTCACGGGCCGTCCGGTGCGGGACATCCCGGTACCGGAGCCCCTGGACCAGCATGGCCCGGCCACGATCATCGCGATGTGCAACCAGAAGGGCGGCGTCGGGAAGACGACGTCGACCATCAACATGGGCGCGGCGCTGGCCCAGTACGGCCGCCGCGTCCTCCTCGTCGACCTCGACCCGCAGGGGGCGCTGTCCGCCGGGCTCGGCATCCCGCACGAGGAGCTGGACGTCACGGTCTACAACCTCCTCATCGACCCGTCGACGTCGGTGCTCGACGCGATCCACGGCACGGTCGTCGAGGGGCTCGACGTCGTCCCCGCGAACATCGACCTGTCCGCGGCGGAGATCCAGCTCGTCAACGAGGTCGGCCGGGAGCAGACCCTCGCCCGGGCGCTCCGCCCGGTGATGAAGGACTACGACTACATCATCGTGGACTGTCAGCCGTCCCTCGGCCTCCTCACCGTCAACGCCCTGAGCTGCGCCGACGGCGTCATCATCCCGATGGAGTGCGAGTACTTCTCGCTCCGGGGCCTCGCCCTGCTCACGGACACGGTGGAGAAGGTGCGGGACCGGCTGAACTTCCGGCTCGAGGTCATGGGGATCCTCGTGACGATGTTCGACCGCCGGACGACGCACGCCCGGGAGGTCATGGACCGGGTGGTGGAGGTCTTCGGGGACAAGGTCTTCGACTCGGTGATCACCCGGACCGTCCGCTTCCCCGAGACGTCCGTCGCCGGCGAGCCCATCACGACGTGGGCGCCGTCGTCCCAGGGGGCGGACCAGTACCGGGCGCTCGCGGCGGAGGTCGTCGAGCGGTCATGA
- a CDS encoding site-specific tyrosine recombinase XerD: protein MSGETDGEGDPVLDRLIHRWMRHLRVERSLSRNTLDNYARDLGRYREWLRAQDLSVTAVGTGDLERFVVDLRTGQGLAQRSAARIITTVRGVHRFGAAEGILDGDVAADVPVPRQPASLPKALSVDDVTALIEACPAGPAAGPLELRDRALVEMLYSTGARVSEVLGLDIDDIDRDERDGGAMVIVRGKGGRERVVPVGRPALEALDAYVHRGREALNTAGSPALFLNRRGRRMGRQSGFKVVADAAGRAGLEGVSPHSLRHSFATHLLHGGADVRVVQELLGHASVSTTQIYTRVTADHLREVWAQAHPRQ, encoded by the coding sequence ATGTCCGGTGAGACCGACGGCGAGGGGGACCCGGTCCTCGACCGCCTCATCCACCGGTGGATGCGGCACCTGAGGGTCGAGCGGAGCCTCAGCCGCAACACCCTCGACAACTACGCGCGGGACCTCGGACGCTACCGGGAGTGGCTCCGGGCGCAGGACCTGTCCGTCACCGCGGTCGGGACGGGGGACCTGGAGCGGTTCGTTGTCGACCTGCGGACCGGGCAGGGGTTGGCGCAGCGGTCGGCGGCTCGGATCATCACGACGGTCCGCGGGGTGCACCGCTTCGGTGCCGCGGAGGGGATTCTCGACGGCGACGTCGCCGCGGACGTGCCGGTTCCCCGCCAGCCGGCGTCCCTGCCGAAGGCCCTGTCGGTCGACGACGTCACCGCGCTCATCGAGGCGTGTCCGGCGGGTCCGGCGGCCGGGCCGCTGGAGCTGCGAGACCGGGCGCTGGTGGAGATGCTGTACTCAACCGGGGCGCGCGTGAGTGAAGTCCTCGGGCTTGACATCGACGACATCGACCGTGACGAGCGCGACGGCGGGGCGATGGTCATCGTCCGGGGCAAGGGGGGACGGGAGCGCGTCGTCCCGGTGGGCCGCCCGGCCCTCGAGGCGCTCGACGCCTACGTGCACCGCGGACGGGAGGCGCTCAACACCGCCGGGTCGCCGGCCCTGTTCCTCAACCGCCGGGGGCGGCGGATGGGCCGGCAGTCCGGGTTCAAGGTGGTCGCGGACGCGGCCGGCCGGGCGGGGCTCGAGGGGGTCTCGCCGCACAGCCTCCGGCACAGTTTCGCGACGCACCTGCTCCACGGCGGTGCCGACGTGCGCGTCGTCCAGGAGCTGCTGGGCCACGCGAGCGTGTCGACGACGCAGATCTACACCCGGGTCACGGCCGACCATCTGCGCGAGGTGTGGGCGCAGGCGCATCCGCGGCAGTGA